The Balneolaceae bacterium genome contains a region encoding:
- a CDS encoding tyrosine-type recombinase/integrase, whose product MASLKKRGKTYSIVFKTREDGKQITKTYALGTSYKKIAEHKKVEYEKLYQRGEINPFDDSWSVREYEKSQQESSKPAVADSYYLEDLKKQFLKFKSHVSEPTKKGYRSVINLFIEHVGRSMTAPLIKASDIRTFCFKPGYANATQRNYLRHLKAFFNWMKNKEIISKNPCDDVKPPKKKDNLVEKIFDEETLNDIITAFRKYQLKHKKSGAITHDSQKQHWFKPLITTAYYTGLRRKELVQLRWEHVNLNKREIHVTDTKNGKERTVIIFDQAYDRLRAWHKLNGYPNKGLVFPSPRSTKKLEIALTGNNVSKVFKSYVNEAKVKDTIHFHCLRHSCATYMIRQGFDVTMVKEMLGHKSIEVTMRYVNLVVKDRKDRAIKLGLITKN is encoded by the coding sequence ATGGCAAGCCTCAAAAAGAGAGGAAAAACCTATTCCATCGTATTCAAGACTCGAGAAGATGGGAAGCAGATAACTAAAACCTACGCACTTGGCACCTCCTACAAAAAAATTGCCGAGCATAAAAAAGTTGAATATGAAAAACTCTATCAACGTGGAGAGATCAATCCCTTTGATGATTCATGGAGTGTAAGGGAATACGAAAAATCTCAACAAGAGAGTTCTAAGCCAGCGGTAGCAGACAGTTACTATCTGGAAGATTTGAAGAAGCAATTTTTAAAATTCAAATCGCATGTTTCTGAACCAACAAAAAAAGGATACCGGTCTGTTATTAATCTTTTCATTGAACATGTGGGTCGATCCATGACAGCCCCGCTCATAAAAGCAAGTGATATCCGTACCTTTTGTTTCAAGCCTGGGTACGCCAATGCTACACAACGAAACTATCTGCGGCATCTCAAGGCTTTCTTCAACTGGATGAAAAATAAAGAGATCATTTCCAAGAACCCCTGCGATGATGTAAAACCGCCAAAGAAGAAGGATAATTTGGTCGAGAAAATCTTCGATGAAGAGACGCTGAATGATATCATAACAGCCTTTCGGAAGTACCAACTAAAGCATAAAAAATCGGGAGCGATAACTCACGATTCGCAGAAGCAGCATTGGTTCAAACCTTTAATCACTACTGCATACTACACGGGATTGCGAAGGAAAGAGTTGGTTCAACTTCGTTGGGAGCATGTGAATTTAAACAAAAGAGAAATACATGTAACGGATACGAAGAACGGGAAGGAACGAACGGTTATCATTTTTGATCAGGCGTATGACCGATTAAGAGCCTGGCATAAGCTTAATGGTTACCCAAATAAGGGACTGGTATTTCCAAGTCCCAGGTCGACAAAGAAATTGGAAATTGCGCTTACGGGCAATAATGTATCCAAGGTTTTTAAATCGTATGTAAATGAGGCCAAGGTTAAAGACACCATTCACTTTCACTGTCTACGGCACTCATGCGCAACGTATATGATTCGTCAGGGTTTTGATGTAACGATGGTGAAGGAGATGCTGGGCCATAAAAGCATTGAAGTAACCATGCGGTATGTCAATTTAGTAGTGAAAGACCGAAAGGATCGTGCGATTAAATTAGGACTTATAACCAAGAATTGA
- a CDS encoding TlpA disulfide reductase family protein — MKKLSILGIFFFSVLLIGCGGESDSQSEGQAQNQENQTDESIVQNAVFTDLDGNEVSIDEYEGKLVLIDFWETWCGPCLQVFPAMQDLREEHPDKFEVLAVTVGLNEGPEEARIFAERNDYDFEFLYDENEVFRRLGGQGIPFKVFVDPEGNLITIEMGSYGREADYEKTKELLAKYFEIE, encoded by the coding sequence ATGAAAAAATTAAGCATACTCGGAATATTTTTCTTTTCAGTTCTTTTGATCGGTTGCGGAGGTGAATCGGACTCGCAGTCAGAGGGTCAGGCTCAAAACCAGGAAAATCAGACGGATGAGAGTATTGTTCAAAATGCCGTATTTACCGATCTGGATGGAAATGAAGTGAGTATAGATGAGTATGAAGGAAAACTCGTACTTATCGATTTTTGGGAAACGTGGTGTGGTCCCTGTCTCCAGGTATTTCCTGCAATGCAGGATCTTCGGGAAGAACATCCTGATAAATTCGAAGTTCTGGCTGTTACGGTAGGTTTAAACGAAGGGCCTGAAGAAGCCCGGATATTTGCCGAACGAAATGATTATGATTTTGAATTTTTATACGATGAAAACGAGGTTTTCAGACGATTGGGAGGCCAGGGAATTCCGTTCAAAGTTTTTGTAGATCCAGAAGGAAACCTGATAACCATTGAAATGGGATCATATGGACGAGAAGCTGATTATGAAAAAACTAAAGAGCTTCTTGCTAAATACTTTGAGATAGAATAG
- the lhgO gene encoding L-2-hydroxyglutarate oxidase codes for MIYDFLVAGAGIVGLSTAYKLSKKYPDASILVLEKEDRVAAHQTGHNSGVIHSGIYYQPGSYKAKNCVDGRHQIVEYCQENGVQHEICGKIIVASEDKDLPRLHSLYKRGLQNEIEGIRLIDEQEMKEIEPFVTGVHAIHVPCSGIVDFTGVCQSLHSKLKEFGNSVLFDTPVKAVHQTNGCLSVQSNKETFKTKHFINCTGLHSDRVAQSSGIKPKIKIVPFRGEYFELTAGAKHKVKGLIYPMPNPEFPFLGVHFTKMALGGVECGPNAVFAFKREGYKKTSFDLNDTIETFDFPGFWKLAGKHWQMGLDEIYRSFSKSGFLKNLQKLIPSITLDDLKKSPSGVRAMALKPDGELLDDFYFETTDREIHVLNAPSPAATAGLSIGDEIVKKAEISFSL; via the coding sequence ATGATTTATGATTTTCTGGTAGCCGGGGCCGGTATTGTAGGGTTATCAACCGCTTACAAACTTTCAAAAAAATACCCGGATGCCTCTATTCTTGTTCTCGAAAAAGAAGACAGAGTTGCTGCCCATCAAACCGGGCACAATTCCGGTGTAATCCATTCCGGTATCTACTATCAGCCGGGAAGCTACAAGGCAAAAAACTGTGTGGATGGACGTCACCAGATTGTTGAGTATTGCCAGGAAAATGGTGTTCAACATGAAATCTGCGGGAAGATAATAGTTGCATCAGAAGATAAAGATCTTCCTCGCCTTCACAGCCTTTACAAAAGAGGCTTGCAAAATGAAATTGAAGGCATCCGGCTGATTGATGAACAAGAGATGAAAGAGATTGAACCTTTTGTGACGGGTGTTCACGCCATTCATGTTCCCTGTTCCGGTATAGTTGATTTTACCGGGGTTTGTCAGTCTCTTCACAGCAAGCTTAAGGAGTTCGGGAATTCTGTTTTGTTTGATACTCCGGTTAAAGCCGTCCATCAAACCAATGGGTGTTTATCGGTGCAATCGAACAAGGAGACATTCAAAACTAAACATTTTATCAACTGCACGGGACTTCACAGCGATCGGGTTGCACAATCTTCCGGTATCAAGCCAAAAATTAAAATTGTGCCGTTTCGTGGAGAATATTTTGAGTTGACGGCCGGAGCAAAACATAAAGTTAAGGGCCTGATCTACCCGATGCCTAATCCTGAATTTCCATTCCTGGGCGTTCATTTTACAAAAATGGCTCTTGGTGGAGTAGAGTGCGGACCCAATGCGGTTTTTGCATTCAAACGCGAGGGCTACAAAAAAACCTCTTTTGACCTGAATGACACCATTGAAACATTTGATTTTCCCGGCTTCTGGAAACTTGCCGGAAAGCACTGGCAGATGGGACTCGATGAAATATATCGCTCCTTTTCCAAAAGTGGATTTTTAAAAAACCTTCAGAAATTAATCCCCTCTATTACGTTAGACGATCTGAAAAAGTCGCCCTCGGGAGTTCGTGCCATGGCTCTGAAACCAGATGGCGAACTGCTGGATGATTTTTATTTTGAAACAACCGACCGCGAAATTCATGTTTTAAATGCTCCAAGCCCGGCAGCTACAGCAGGCCTGTCCATCGGGGATGAGATCGTAAAAAAAGCTGAAATCTCTTTTTCTCTTTAG
- the ahcY gene encoding adenosylhomocysteinase, giving the protein MEQQVDKLPYKVKDIGLARFGRQEIALAEAEMPGLMATREEFGESKPLEGARIAGCLHMTVQTAVLIETLIELGAEVQWSSCNIYSTQDHAAAAIAKSGVPVYAWKGMNEEEYNWCIEQTLFFPDGKPLNMILDDGGDLTNMVLDNYPELTDGIRGISEETTTGVLRLYDRVKQGTLTVPAINVNDSVTKSKFDNKYGCRESCADAIRRATDVMMAGKVAVIAGYGDVGKGSAASLRGAGARVIVTEIDPICALQAAMDGYEVKRMANAAKEGDIFVTATGNKDILTEEHFRMMKDKAIVGNIGHFDNEIDVKWLKDNAEEENIKPQVDLFRFEDGKELILLSQGRLMNLGNATGHPSFVMSNSFTNQTLAQIALWNEEFEVDVHVLPKHLDEKVARLHLQKIGVELEELSEEQSEYIGVPKEGPYKPDHYRY; this is encoded by the coding sequence ATGGAACAACAAGTAGATAAATTACCGTACAAAGTAAAAGATATTGGGCTTGCCAGATTTGGACGCCAGGAGATTGCTCTTGCTGAAGCTGAAATGCCCGGATTGATGGCAACCCGCGAAGAATTTGGTGAATCGAAACCGTTGGAAGGTGCTCGTATTGCCGGTTGTTTGCATATGACGGTTCAGACAGCCGTTTTGATTGAAACACTGATTGAATTGGGAGCTGAAGTCCAGTGGTCTTCCTGTAATATCTATTCCACACAAGATCATGCCGCCGCCGCAATTGCAAAATCGGGCGTGCCTGTATACGCATGGAAAGGGATGAATGAAGAAGAGTATAACTGGTGCATTGAGCAGACCCTTTTCTTCCCGGATGGCAAACCGCTCAATATGATCTTGGACGACGGCGGTGATCTCACCAATATGGTTTTAGATAACTATCCTGAATTGACTGACGGAATCCGAGGTATTTCGGAAGAAACAACAACCGGCGTTTTGCGACTCTATGATCGCGTTAAACAAGGAACATTAACAGTTCCGGCAATCAACGTAAACGACTCCGTAACTAAGTCTAAGTTTGATAACAAATATGGTTGCCGAGAATCTTGTGCCGACGCCATTCGCCGTGCCACAGATGTGATGATGGCCGGGAAAGTTGCCGTGATTGCCGGTTATGGTGATGTTGGAAAAGGATCTGCAGCTTCATTGAGAGGAGCTGGTGCGCGTGTAATTGTAACTGAAATTGACCCAATCTGTGCCCTTCAGGCTGCCATGGATGGTTATGAAGTGAAACGAATGGCCAACGCTGCTAAAGAAGGTGATATTTTTGTGACAGCTACAGGAAATAAAGATATTCTCACAGAGGAGCATTTCAGAATGATGAAAGACAAAGCTATTGTCGGAAATATCGGTCATTTTGATAATGAGATTGATGTGAAATGGTTGAAAGACAATGCCGAGGAAGAGAATATCAAACCCCAGGTTGATCTGTTCCGGTTCGAAGATGGCAAAGAGCTGATTCTTCTCTCACAAGGCCGCCTGATGAATCTCGGAAATGCAACCGGTCATCCAAGTTTTGTGATGAGTAACAGTTTCACCAATCAAACTCTTGCCCAAATAGCACTTTGGAATGAAGAGTTTGAAGTAGATGTACATGTTCTGCCAAAACATCTCGACGAGAAAGTGGCCCGTCTGCATCTACAAAAGATTGGTGTGGAGTTAGAAGAGCTTTCTGAGGAGCAATCTGAATATATCGGAGTACCGAAAGAAGGACCATACAAACCAGATCACTATCGATATTGA
- a CDS encoding prolyl oligopeptidase family serine peptidase produces the protein MSFFNRFCAVFLVLIFSFSSFLLAQENEKVKLEPNDYEEWQRITNTAFSNDGSWFAYNIELVDGDGWLMIKKVASDSTGEHKFMHGISPEFSENNEWAAFQIGVSEEEEKNLEQQNERVQYKLGLMNLASANVDTFENIQQFEFSETGNHIVMNKYKPEDQKGGGEIVVRNLQTGQNQLIGNVSEYTFNEEGTLLAIAIDASEKLGNGVQLLNLKNQHMAVLESDTANFKNLTWSEEENALAFVKAITNDQYKNKTHEIYAYRNLPSSTEANVFRQNRFEEFPADHRIVEFRDLIWTDDGNTIFFGIQEWEKNEKPTKPDTPGDSEAETDSTKNEKQDVDPDEDLDPTNVEIWHWQDDQIQPRQEVLQNSLKEENHLSAWHLDKDSFVQLGDSLMENVSLTGDHQHAVGYVEKPYEPTFEEEWRDIYLIDVNTGEREKILERREIVNTSPGGDYLLYFWDNEWRAYDIEERKEINLTGDVNTRFENYHIVTGSEQQPPFGNGRWAKDDAWILLYDEYDVYRATPDGDVIEKLTNGSQDSIRYRQVYLDMEDDFVEPDEALYFHMYGDYTKKRGYARLGNNDRLHTLLYKDQQINRLNKAKDAEKFIYSAESSTDSPDFFYVERDFNNPIELTNTNPQQENYYWADDELITFHNERGKKLQGRLLYPANYNPDKKYPMIVYIYERRSQDMHSYTIPTRTNPYNFRRFSSEGYFVFQPDITYELRDPGMSAVKSVLPAVEKVLETGMIDKDKLGLTGHSWGAYQTSFIITQTNMFNSAVAGAPLTNMVSMYNSIYWNSGMTDARIFEISQGRFPDPWWMDWDKFIDNSPIFNMKNTETPLLVEFGTDDGAVDFNQGVELYTTMRRMEKPFVMLVYEGENHGLAREENQIDYATRAFEWHDHYLNGKPAPKWIKEGLPYLQRPEIVEEDNGE, from the coding sequence ATGTCTTTTTTCAACCGTTTTTGTGCAGTTTTCCTTGTCTTGATCTTCAGCTTCTCTTCATTTCTGCTCGCCCAGGAGAATGAAAAAGTTAAACTGGAACCGAATGATTATGAAGAATGGCAGCGTATCACGAATACAGCTTTTTCCAATGATGGCAGCTGGTTTGCCTATAATATTGAGTTGGTAGATGGTGACGGCTGGCTTATGATAAAAAAAGTTGCATCAGACTCAACAGGTGAACACAAATTCATGCATGGTATCAGCCCCGAATTTTCTGAAAATAATGAGTGGGCAGCGTTTCAAATTGGAGTTTCGGAAGAAGAAGAAAAGAATCTTGAGCAACAAAACGAGAGAGTTCAGTACAAGCTTGGCCTTATGAATCTGGCATCTGCCAATGTGGATACATTTGAAAATATCCAACAGTTTGAATTTTCTGAAACAGGGAATCACATTGTCATGAACAAGTACAAACCGGAGGATCAAAAAGGCGGAGGCGAGATTGTTGTTCGAAATCTCCAAACCGGGCAGAATCAGCTCATCGGGAACGTATCTGAATATACGTTTAATGAAGAAGGAACTCTCCTCGCCATAGCTATTGATGCATCAGAAAAACTGGGCAATGGAGTGCAGCTTTTAAATCTGAAGAACCAACATATGGCCGTTCTGGAAAGTGATACGGCGAATTTTAAAAATCTAACCTGGAGTGAAGAAGAAAATGCACTGGCATTTGTTAAAGCCATAACAAACGATCAATACAAAAATAAAACTCATGAGATATATGCCTACCGAAATTTACCATCCTCAACAGAAGCTAATGTATTCAGGCAAAATAGGTTTGAAGAATTTCCGGCTGATCACCGCATTGTTGAATTCCGGGACTTGATTTGGACAGATGACGGAAATACAATCTTCTTTGGCATACAAGAATGGGAGAAGAATGAAAAACCAACAAAACCGGATACACCCGGAGATTCTGAGGCAGAAACTGACAGCACTAAAAACGAGAAACAGGATGTAGATCCTGATGAAGACCTCGATCCAACAAATGTTGAAATCTGGCATTGGCAAGACGACCAGATTCAACCGCGCCAAGAGGTGTTACAAAATTCACTTAAAGAAGAGAATCATCTTTCTGCGTGGCATTTAGATAAAGACTCATTTGTGCAACTGGGTGACAGTTTAATGGAGAATGTTTCACTGACCGGCGATCATCAACATGCCGTTGGTTATGTAGAGAAGCCTTATGAGCCTACATTTGAAGAGGAATGGAGGGATATATACCTGATTGACGTGAATACCGGAGAGCGGGAAAAAATTCTTGAGCGAAGGGAAATTGTCAATACGTCACCGGGCGGCGACTATCTGCTCTATTTTTGGGATAATGAATGGCGGGCGTATGACATCGAAGAGAGAAAAGAGATTAATTTAACCGGGGATGTAAATACGCGGTTTGAAAACTACCACATAGTAACAGGAAGTGAGCAACAACCCCCTTTCGGTAATGGCAGATGGGCTAAAGATGATGCATGGATACTGCTCTACGACGAATATGATGTCTATCGTGCTACACCTGACGGCGATGTGATTGAAAAACTAACAAATGGATCACAGGATAGTATTCGCTATCGCCAGGTTTACCTCGATATGGAAGACGATTTTGTTGAACCAGACGAAGCGCTCTACTTCCACATGTATGGCGATTATACGAAAAAGAGAGGCTACGCCCGACTCGGTAATAACGACAGGTTACATACACTCTTGTATAAAGACCAGCAGATTAACAGACTCAACAAAGCCAAAGATGCCGAAAAGTTTATCTATTCAGCCGAAAGTTCAACCGACTCGCCTGACTTCTTTTATGTTGAGAGAGATTTTAACAATCCCATTGAGCTAACCAACACAAATCCTCAACAGGAGAATTACTACTGGGCTGATGACGAACTTATAACCTTCCATAATGAGCGGGGGAAAAAGCTTCAGGGACGGCTGCTCTATCCGGCAAATTATAATCCCGATAAAAAATATCCCATGATTGTTTATATCTATGAGCGGCGCTCCCAGGATATGCATTCCTACACCATTCCAACTCGCACGAATCCGTATAATTTCAGACGCTTTTCTTCTGAGGGATATTTTGTATTCCAGCCCGATATAACCTATGAGCTGCGGGATCCGGGCATGTCGGCTGTAAAATCTGTACTGCCGGCGGTAGAAAAGGTTTTAGAAACCGGGATGATAGATAAAGATAAGTTGGGATTGACGGGCCACTCTTGGGGAGCTTATCAAACCTCTTTTATTATTACACAAACCAATATGTTTAACTCTGCCGTGGCCGGTGCACCGCTTACCAATATGGTCAGCATGTATAATTCCATCTACTGGAACTCTGGTATGACGGATGCAAGAATATTTGAAATTTCACAGGGACGCTTCCCGGACCCGTGGTGGATGGACTGGGATAAATTCATCGACAATTCTCCCATTTTTAATATGAAGAATACAGAAACACCACTCTTGGTTGAATTTGGTACGGATGACGGTGCAGTTGATTTTAACCAGGGCGTGGAGCTTTATACAACCATGCGCCGCATGGAAAAACCTTTTGTGATGCTGGTGTATGAAGGCGAGAATCATGGGCTGGCCCGCGAGGAGAATCAGATTGACTACGCTACCAGAGCTTTTGAATGGCATGACCACTACCTGAATGGTAAGCCTGCCCCAAAATGGATTAAAGAGGGGCTTCCTTATTTACAGAGACCGGAAATAGTAGAAGAAGATAATGGTGAATAG
- a CDS encoding DUF1080 domain-containing protein, whose protein sequence is MKSTPTFCDKYTTLILKTFLSLALILSLTSLDSTIAQQNDWVSLFNGEDLSGWMIPEGDNGHWKVVDGVIDYDAMSEAEGDKALWSEQEYEDFVLKVDWRIKEVPYTNPNVPIVMPDGSHKLDENGEVIRMGVPDSDSGIYVRGTSKAQINIWNWPIGSGEVYGYRTDSSMPADVRAGVTPAINADKNIGEWNTFVITVEGRHLTVELNGHKVLDHAHLPGLPESGQIALQHHGSQNENGEWVSPPSLVQFKNISIKEL, encoded by the coding sequence ATGAAATCAACACCAACTTTTTGCGATAAATATACGACTCTGATATTAAAAACCTTTCTTTCTTTAGCTCTGATATTGAGTCTCACATCCTTAGATTCAACAATTGCTCAACAAAATGATTGGGTGTCTCTTTTTAATGGAGAAGATCTCTCCGGCTGGATGATTCCTGAAGGCGACAATGGGCACTGGAAAGTAGTTGACGGCGTGATTGATTACGACGCCATGAGTGAAGCCGAGGGAGACAAAGCCCTGTGGTCTGAGCAGGAATATGAAGATTTTGTCCTAAAAGTAGACTGGCGTATTAAGGAAGTGCCTTATACCAATCCCAATGTACCTATTGTAATGCCCGATGGTTCTCATAAGTTAGATGAAAATGGCGAGGTGATTCGAATGGGCGTTCCCGATTCCGACTCCGGAATTTACGTGCGCGGGACATCCAAAGCCCAGATTAATATTTGGAACTGGCCAATTGGATCAGGTGAAGTGTATGGCTACCGAACCGATTCTTCCATGCCTGCCGATGTTCGCGCCGGAGTAACACCAGCCATCAATGCTGACAAAAATATTGGCGAGTGGAATACTTTTGTAATTACTGTTGAAGGCAGACACTTAACGGTTGAATTGAATGGCCATAAAGTTTTAGATCATGCTCATCTTCCGGGATTACCTGAATCGGGTCAAATTGCGCTTCAACATCACGGAAGCCAGAATGAAAATGGAGAATGGGTAAGTCCTCCATCATTAGTTCAGTTCAAGAATATCTCTATTAAAGAACTGTAA
- a CDS encoding YceI family protein produces MATETLIKWTIDTAHSEINFKVKHLVISTVTGKFNSFDASVETENEDFEDAKIYFEADINSIDTNNEDRNAHLKSDDFFNAEEHPKLTFESTSFKKIGDGQYKLIGNLTIRGNTKPVALDAVYGGTVQDPYGNTKAGFEVTGTINRKEFGLKWNGVTEAGNLVVSEEVKLDLNVQFTEEA; encoded by the coding sequence ATGGCTACAGAAACACTCATCAAATGGACAATCGATACTGCTCACTCTGAAATTAATTTTAAAGTGAAGCATCTTGTAATTTCAACTGTTACTGGAAAATTCAACAGTTTTGATGCCTCCGTTGAAACTGAAAATGAAGATTTTGAAGATGCAAAGATCTACTTCGAAGCAGATATCAACAGCATCGATACAAATAATGAAGACCGCAATGCACACCTGAAATCAGATGATTTCTTCAATGCAGAAGAGCATCCGAAGCTGACGTTTGAATCTACTTCTTTCAAAAAAATTGGCGACGGGCAGTACAAGCTGATTGGTAATCTGACGATTCGCGGCAACACAAAACCGGTTGCACTCGATGCTGTATACGGAGGCACAGTTCAGGATCCTTACGGAAATACCAAAGCCGGTTTTGAAGTAACGGGCACCATCAACCGAAAAGAGTTTGGGTTGAAATGGAACGGTGTCACCGAAGCTGGTAACCTGGTCGTTTCAGAAGAAGTAAAACTGGATTTGAATGTTCAGTTTACGGAAGAGGCGTAA